The Ancylobacter sp. WKF20 genome contains a region encoding:
- a CDS encoding ligase-associated DNA damage response exonuclease, with protein sequence MRPEELLHSTPQGLYSPAGDFFIDPTRPVPRALITHGHSDHARAGHGAVLATRQTLDIMAIRYGETFAGSTQAAAYGESTRVNGVTVTFYPAGHILGSAQILLEKDGCRIVASGDYKPGADPTALPFEPVRCHVFISEATFGLPVFRHPEPADEIAKLMQSLALFPERAHLVGAYALGKAQRVMALLRAAGHERPILLHGAMEKLTAYYQAEGIDLGAVCPARGLKGAELAGAVVLCPPSSLTDVWSRRFPDPVTAFASGWMRIRARARQNGVELPLIISDHADWDDLQASILATGCEELWVTHGQEDALVHWAGLAGLRARPLHMVGYGEEEAENAAAEATAIADGTA encoded by the coding sequence ATGCGCCCGGAAGAGCTTCTCCACTCCACGCCCCAAGGCCTCTATTCGCCGGCCGGCGATTTCTTCATCGACCCGACCCGCCCCGTGCCGCGGGCGCTCATCACCCATGGCCATTCCGACCATGCCCGCGCCGGCCACGGCGCCGTGCTGGCGACGCGGCAGACGCTCGACATCATGGCGATCCGCTATGGCGAGACCTTCGCCGGCTCGACACAGGCGGCCGCCTATGGCGAGAGCACGCGCGTCAACGGCGTGACCGTCACCTTTTACCCGGCCGGGCATATTCTCGGCTCGGCGCAGATCCTGCTGGAAAAGGACGGCTGCCGCATCGTCGCCTCCGGGGACTACAAGCCGGGCGCCGACCCGACCGCTTTGCCCTTCGAGCCGGTGCGCTGCCATGTCTTCATCTCCGAGGCGACTTTCGGCCTGCCGGTGTTCCGACATCCCGAGCCGGCCGACGAGATCGCCAAGCTGATGCAATCGCTCGCGCTGTTCCCGGAGCGGGCGCATCTCGTCGGCGCCTATGCGCTCGGCAAGGCGCAGCGGGTGATGGCGCTGCTGCGCGCCGCCGGGCATGAGCGGCCGATCCTGCTGCATGGCGCGATGGAAAAGCTCACCGCCTATTATCAGGCCGAGGGTATCGACCTCGGCGCGGTTTGCCCGGCGCGCGGGCTGAAGGGGGCGGAGCTCGCCGGCGCGGTGGTGCTCTGCCCGCCAAGTTCGCTCACCGATGTGTGGTCGCGGCGTTTCCCCGACCCCGTCACCGCCTTCGCCTCGGGCTGGATGCGCATCCGCGCCCGCGCCCGGCAGAACGGCGTCGAGCTGCCTCTGATCATTTCCGACCACGCCGACTGGGACGATCTTCAGGCCTCCATCCTCGCCACGGGCTGCGAGGAGCTCTGGGTCACCCATGGGCAGGAGGACGCGCTGGTGCATTGGGCCGGGCTTGCCGGCCTGCGCGCCCGCCCGCTGCACATGGTCGGTTATGGCGAGGAAGAGGCGGAGAACGCCGCCGCCGAGGCCACCGCGATCGCGGATGGCACGGCATGA
- a CDS encoding ligase-associated DNA damage response DEXH box helicase, whose translation MPSRDSAPDDLLPESFRRWFAGRGWAPRAHQLELLEKARDGRSTLLIAPTGAGKTLAGFLPTLVDLAQRPVVRNSVRPPGIHTLYISPLKALAVDVARNLERPAEEMRLPIRIESRTGDTPASRRQRQRRDPPDILLTTPEQIALLLASADAEPLFGDLKRIVLDELHALAGSKRGDLLSLGLARLRALAPLAQTVGLSATVADPDTLRRWLVPQTGGQEMGDMVVAEAGAAPDLSMLESAAHVPWAGHTARHALKEIYRLITANTTTLVFVNTRMQAELLFQELWHINDDNLPIALHHGSLDVAQRRKVEAAMGEGRLKAVVCTSSLDLGIDWGAVDLVINVGAPKGSSRLMQRIGRANHRLDEPSRAVLVPANRFEVLECRAALEAVRAGAQDSAVIRSGALDVLAQHILGMCCAGPVSADDLYREVVSAEPYAELTRTDFDDTLDFVATGGYALRAYERFARIRRMKDGRWRVANPQMAQQYRLNVGTIVESTMLKVRLAGAKARYGGRVLGEVEEYFAEQLSPGDTFVFAGEVLAFLTIAENEVRVTRTQATDPRVPSYAGGKFPLSTFLAARVRALLAEPARWASLPDQVRDWLELQKWRSRLPGREDLLIETFPRGGRHYLVAYPFEGRLAHQTLGMLLTRRLDRARLNPLGFMANDYAIAIYGMSDLSLAIADGRLSLDGLFDADMLGDDLEDWLAESSLMKRTFRQCAVIGGLIERRFPGQEKNSRQVTMSTDLIYDVLRRHEPGHVLLRAARADAATGLLDIRRLSDMLMRIRGRIDHVPLARVSPLAVPVMLEIGRERVAGEASEALLAEAEDELIREAMSGAGGRADGG comes from the coding sequence GTGCCCTCACGCGATTCCGCCCCTGACGATCTTCTGCCCGAAAGCTTCCGCCGCTGGTTCGCCGGGCGGGGCTGGGCGCCGCGTGCGCATCAGCTGGAACTGCTGGAGAAGGCGCGCGACGGGCGCTCCACCCTGCTGATCGCCCCCACCGGCGCCGGCAAGACGCTGGCGGGCTTTCTGCCGACCCTCGTCGATCTCGCCCAGCGCCCGGTGGTGCGCAACAGCGTGCGCCCGCCCGGCATCCACACGCTCTACATCTCCCCGCTGAAGGCGCTGGCGGTGGATGTCGCCCGCAATCTGGAGCGGCCGGCGGAGGAAATGCGCCTGCCGATCCGCATCGAATCGCGCACCGGCGACACCCCGGCCTCGCGCCGCCAGCGCCAGCGCCGCGACCCGCCGGATATCCTGCTCACCACGCCCGAGCAGATCGCCCTGCTGCTTGCCTCCGCCGACGCCGAGCCGTTGTTCGGCGACCTCAAGCGCATCGTGCTGGACGAACTCCACGCCCTCGCCGGCTCCAAGCGGGGCGACCTGCTGAGCCTCGGCCTCGCCCGGCTGCGGGCGCTCGCCCCGTTGGCGCAGACGGTCGGCCTTTCCGCCACGGTGGCCGATCCCGACACGCTGCGCCGCTGGCTGGTGCCGCAGACCGGCGGTCAGGAGATGGGCGACATGGTGGTGGCGGAGGCCGGCGCGGCGCCGGATCTCTCCATGCTGGAGAGCGCCGCCCATGTGCCCTGGGCCGGGCACACCGCCCGCCACGCGCTGAAGGAAATCTACCGGCTCATCACCGCCAACACGACGACGCTGGTCTTCGTCAACACGCGCATGCAGGCCGAGCTGCTGTTCCAGGAGCTCTGGCACATCAATGACGACAATCTGCCGATCGCCCTGCATCACGGCTCGCTCGACGTCGCCCAGCGCCGCAAGGTGGAGGCGGCGATGGGCGAGGGGCGGCTGAAGGCGGTGGTCTGCACCTCCTCGCTCGATCTCGGCATTGACTGGGGCGCGGTCGATCTCGTCATCAATGTCGGCGCGCCCAAGGGCTCCTCGCGCCTCATGCAGCGCATCGGCCGGGCCAATCACCGGTTGGATGAGCCCTCTCGCGCCGTGCTGGTGCCGGCGAACCGCTTCGAGGTTCTGGAATGCCGCGCCGCGCTGGAGGCGGTGCGCGCGGGGGCGCAGGACAGCGCGGTGATCCGCTCCGGGGCGCTCGATGTGCTCGCCCAGCATATTCTCGGCATGTGCTGCGCCGGGCCGGTGAGCGCGGATGATCTCTACCGCGAGGTCGTCTCCGCCGAGCCCTATGCGGAGCTGACCCGCACGGATTTCGACGACACGCTCGATTTCGTCGCCACCGGCGGCTATGCGCTGCGCGCCTATGAGCGTTTCGCCCGCATCCGCCGCATGAAGGATGGCCGCTGGCGCGTCGCCAACCCGCAAATGGCGCAGCAATACCGGCTCAACGTCGGCACCATCGTCGAATCCACCATGCTCAAGGTCCGCCTTGCGGGAGCCAAGGCGCGCTATGGCGGGCGGGTGCTGGGCGAGGTGGAGGAATATTTCGCCGAGCAGCTCAGCCCCGGCGACACCTTTGTCTTCGCCGGCGAGGTGCTGGCCTTCCTGACCATTGCCGAGAACGAGGTGCGCGTCACCCGCACGCAGGCGACCGACCCCCGCGTGCCCTCCTATGCCGGCGGCAAGTTCCCGCTCTCCACCTTCCTCGCCGCCCGCGTGCGCGCGCTGCTGGCCGAGCCCGCGCGCTGGGCGAGCCTGCCCGACCAGGTGCGCGACTGGCTGGAGCTGCAGAAATGGCGCTCGCGCCTGCCGGGTCGCGAGGATCTGCTGATCGAGACCTTTCCACGCGGCGGGCGGCATTACCTCGTCGCCTACCCCTTTGAGGGCCGGCTCGCCCACCAGACGCTCGGCATGCTGCTCACCCGCCGGCTCGACCGCGCGCGGCTGAACCCGCTCGGCTTCATGGCCAATGACTATGCCATCGCCATTTACGGCATGTCCGATCTCTCGCTGGCCATTGCCGATGGGCGGCTCTCGCTGGACGGCCTGTTCGACGCCGACATGCTCGGCGACGATCTCGAGGACTGGCTGGCGGAATCCTCGCTGATGAAGCGCACCTTCCGGCAATGCGCGGTCATTGGCGGGCTGATCGAGCGGCGCTTTCCCGGCCAGGAGAAGAACTCCCGGCAGGTCACCATGTCCACCGACCTCATTTATGACGTGCTCCGCCGGCATGAGCCCGGCCATGTGCTCTTGCGCGCGGCGCGGGCGGACGCGGCGACCGGTCTTCTGGACATTCGCCGCCTCTCCGACATGCTGATGCGCATTCGCGGGCGAATCGATCATGTGCCGCTGGCGCGCGTCTCCCCGCTCGCCGTGCCGGTCATGCTGGAGATCGGCCGCGAGCGCGTGGCGGGCGAGGCGTCTGAAGCCCTGCTCGCCGAGGCCGAGGACGAACTGATCCGGGAGGCGATGAGTGGCGCAGGTGGTCGCGCAGACGGCGGATGA
- a CDS encoding methyltransferase domain-containing protein, which produces MSAARLILSSGDPLVDRRMDWARALIVEGNPGDAAALLDEALQRADHYAPGWFLLGEAREAMGEFEAARAAYERALDLDPADTLGAGLHVVRLGGTLPEAGGAGTGFGMSEAYVRTLFDQYADRFDAALARLGYRGPELIDAALSDACAALARPYAFGRGLDLGCGTGLVAARLADHVGALEGVDLSPNMIALAQRRGVYERAVAGEMVAFLAARPAQEVDLIFAGDAFCYLDDLGPILTESARVLEPGGLLAFTVETHDGAGILLRDTLRFAHAEIYVRAALAEAGLALISCAGQSTRTEKEQPVPGLVVVAVKAV; this is translated from the coding sequence ATGAGCGCCGCCCGGCTGATCCTCTCTTCCGGTGACCCTCTGGTCGACCGCCGGATGGACTGGGCGCGCGCCCTCATAGTCGAGGGCAATCCGGGCGATGCCGCCGCCCTGCTCGACGAGGCCTTGCAGCGCGCCGACCACTACGCGCCCGGCTGGTTCCTGCTCGGCGAGGCGCGCGAGGCGATGGGCGAGTTTGAGGCGGCGCGGGCCGCCTATGAGCGCGCGCTCGATCTCGACCCTGCCGACACGCTGGGTGCGGGCCTGCATGTTGTGCGCCTCGGCGGCACGCTGCCGGAGGCAGGCGGGGCGGGAACGGGTTTCGGCATGAGTGAAGCCTATGTGCGCACCCTGTTCGACCAGTATGCCGACCGCTTCGACGCCGCGCTGGCCCGGCTCGGCTATCGCGGGCCGGAGCTGATCGACGCGGCCCTTTCCGACGCCTGCGCCGCGCTCGCGCGGCCCTATGCCTTCGGGCGCGGGCTGGATCTCGGCTGCGGCACTGGGCTGGTGGCGGCGCGGCTTGCCGATCATGTCGGCGCGCTGGAAGGCGTCGATCTCTCGCCCAACATGATCGCGCTGGCGCAGCGCCGCGGCGTCTATGAGCGCGCGGTGGCGGGCGAGATGGTCGCCTTCCTCGCGGCCCGCCCGGCGCAGGAGGTGGACCTCATCTTCGCTGGCGACGCCTTCTGCTATCTTGATGATCTCGGCCCCATCCTCACCGAGAGCGCCCGCGTGCTGGAGCCCGGCGGGCTGCTGGCCTTCACCGTCGAGACCCATGACGGCGCCGGCATCCTGCTGCGCGACACGCTGCGCTTCGCCCATGCCGAGATTTACGTGCGCGCGGCGCTGGCCGAGGCTGGCCTCGCGCTGATCTCCTGCGCCGGGCAGTCGACGCGGACGGAGAAGGAGCAACCGGTGCCGGGGCTGGTGGTGGTGGCGGTGAAAGCCGTCTAG
- a CDS encoding c-type cytochrome, methanol metabolism-related → MTTPRTGAAFGAAAALLLALASPLAADGSGDPTPASVSDGEYSDKAGNPTFKIEPDGTVDWYTSVGYIRYAANCLQCHGPDGLGSSFAPSLVDALKALDYDAFRDTVVNGKQNVSVSQDLVMPAFGTNPNVMCYLDAIFIYLRARSDGALGRGQPQKNAPRPAGYSAQENACMG, encoded by the coding sequence ATGACCACGCCACGCACCGGCGCCGCCTTCGGGGCGGCGGCCGCCCTGCTTCTCGCCCTCGCCTCACCGCTCGCGGCGGATGGCTCAGGCGACCCGACGCCGGCCAGCGTCAGCGACGGGGAATATAGCGACAAGGCCGGCAACCCGACCTTCAAGATCGAACCCGACGGCACGGTCGACTGGTACACCTCGGTCGGCTACATCCGCTACGCCGCCAACTGCCTGCAATGCCACGGGCCGGACGGGCTGGGCTCCAGCTTCGCGCCCTCGCTGGTCGATGCGCTGAAGGCGCTCGACTATGACGCCTTTCGCGACACGGTGGTGAACGGCAAGCAGAATGTCAGCGTGAGCCAGGATCTGGTCATGCCCGCCTTCGGCACCAACCCCAATGTGATGTGCTATCTCGACGCCATCTTCATCTATCTGCGGGCCCGCTCGGACGGCGCGCTCGGGCGCGGCCAGCCGCAGAAGAACGCCCCCCGCCCCGCCGGCTACAGCGCGCAGGAAAATGCCTGCATGGGCTGA
- a CDS encoding quinone-dependent dihydroorotate dehydrogenase yields MRALLDLALPFARLIDPETAHGLAISALSRLPAGPAPADDPRLAVDAFGLRFPNPVGLAAGFDKEAEVPDAMLGAGFGFVEVGTITPRPQPGNPRPRNFRLVEDRAVINRYGFNSGGHGPAKARLAARRGRAGIVGVNVGANKDSSDRAADYVSGIRAFAGLASYFTANVSSPNTPGLRDLQEESALDDLLARVIAARDEAAPGIPLLLKIAPDLALAHLDGVVEVARRRRIDGLIVSNTTISRPPTLRAAAKSETGGLSGRPLFALSTRMLAETYLRVDGAFPLIGVGGIDSPQTALAKIEAGASLIQLYSSLVYEGLGLAERIKAGLVAHLAREKTTLAALTGRNAAALAREPFPG; encoded by the coding sequence ATGCGTGCGCTGCTCGATCTCGCGCTTCCCTTCGCCCGGCTGATCGACCCGGAAACCGCGCATGGCCTTGCCATAAGCGCGCTCTCCCGCCTGCCGGCCGGCCCCGCCCCGGCGGATGATCCGCGCCTCGCGGTGGACGCTTTCGGCCTGCGCTTCCCGAACCCGGTGGGCCTCGCCGCCGGCTTCGACAAGGAGGCCGAGGTGCCGGACGCGATGCTCGGCGCCGGCTTCGGCTTCGTCGAGGTGGGCACCATCACGCCGCGCCCGCAGCCCGGCAATCCGCGCCCACGCAATTTCCGCCTCGTCGAGGACCGCGCGGTCATCAACCGCTATGGCTTCAACAGCGGCGGCCATGGCCCGGCGAAAGCGCGGCTCGCCGCGCGGCGCGGCCGGGCGGGGATCGTCGGCGTCAATGTCGGGGCGAACAAGGACAGCAGCGACCGCGCCGCCGACTATGTCTCGGGCATCCGCGCCTTTGCCGGCCTCGCCAGCTATTTCACCGCCAACGTCTCCTCCCCCAACACACCGGGTCTGCGCGACCTGCAGGAGGAGAGCGCGCTGGATGATCTGCTTGCCCGCGTTATCGCCGCGCGCGACGAGGCGGCGCCGGGCATCCCGCTGCTCCTGAAGATCGCCCCCGATCTCGCGCTAGCCCATCTCGACGGGGTGGTGGAGGTGGCGAGACGCCGGCGGATCGACGGGCTGATCGTCTCCAACACCACCATTTCTCGCCCGCCCACCCTGCGCGCGGCGGCGAAAAGCGAGACCGGCGGGCTCTCCGGCCGCCCGCTCTTTGCGCTCTCCACCCGGATGCTGGCGGAGACCTATCTGCGCGTCGATGGCGCCTTCCCGCTGATCGGCGTCGGCGGCATTGACAGCCCGCAGACCGCGCTCGCCAAGATCGAGGCCGGGGCGAGCCTGATCCAGCTCTATTCGAGCCTCGTCTATGAAGGGCTGGGGCTGGCCGAGCGGATCAAGGCGGGGCTTGTCGCGCATCTTGCCCGCGAGAAGACGACGCTTGCCGCGCTGACCGGCCGCAACGCCGCCGCTCTGGCGCGCGAGCCGTTCCCCGGCTGA
- a CDS encoding cisplatin damage response ATP-dependent DNA ligase → MNRFAALLDRLVYEPRRNGKIRLIADYFRHTPDPERGWALAALTGALSFRNAKPGLIRQLIMERTDPVLFALSYDYVGDLSETVALMWPAPHGRNDTEPPPLSAIVHTFTHMGRAEMPAVLASLLDRLDETGRWALLKLITGGLRIGVSARLAKTAVAALGERTPDEIELVWPGLAPPYEALFAWAEGHGEKPETEDPAPFRPVMLSHPIEDADFAALDPAAFRAEWKWDGIRVQAVRSAGPDGRHVTRLYSRTGEDISGAFPDLAEALAFDGAVDGELLILREGRVQSFNVLQQRLNRKVVSAKLIAEFPAHIRAYDLLVEAGEDLRDLPFEARRARLAALIATHPAEGRLDLSPLVPFASWDELASARADPASHGAGEDAEAVEGVMLKRADTPYLPGRPKGPWWKWKRDPHSVDAVLMYAQRGHGKRSSYYSDYTFGVWTGERSGEGELVPVGKAYFGFTDAELIEIDRFVRRHTVNRFGPVREVVHTASEGLVVEVAFEGLARSTRHRSGLAMRFPRIARLRWDKPPGEADRLATLEAMIGEEGSAPRRAAPNPAAGVLGKAPTTAEGA, encoded by the coding sequence ATGAACCGCTTCGCCGCGCTTCTCGACCGCCTCGTTTATGAGCCGCGCCGCAACGGGAAGATCCGGCTCATCGCCGATTATTTCCGCCACACGCCGGACCCCGAGCGCGGCTGGGCGCTGGCCGCGCTCACCGGGGCGCTGTCGTTCCGCAACGCCAAGCCGGGGCTGATCCGCCAGCTCATCATGGAGCGCACCGACCCGGTGCTGTTCGCGCTGTCCTATGATTATGTCGGCGACCTCTCCGAGACCGTCGCGCTGATGTGGCCAGCGCCGCACGGCCGCAACGACACCGAGCCGCCGCCGCTCTCCGCCATCGTCCACACCTTCACCCATATGGGCCGGGCGGAGATGCCCGCGGTGCTGGCCTCGCTGCTCGACCGGCTGGACGAGACCGGGCGCTGGGCGCTGTTGAAGCTCATCACCGGCGGGCTGCGCATCGGCGTGTCCGCGCGCCTCGCCAAGACCGCGGTGGCGGCGCTGGGCGAACGCACGCCGGACGAGATCGAGCTGGTCTGGCCGGGCCTCGCCCCGCCCTATGAGGCGCTGTTCGCCTGGGCGGAGGGGCACGGCGAGAAGCCCGAGACCGAGGACCCCGCCCCGTTCCGCCCGGTGATGCTTTCCCACCCCATCGAGGATGCCGATTTCGCCGCGCTCGACCCCGCCGCTTTCCGCGCCGAATGGAAATGGGACGGCATCCGCGTGCAGGCGGTGCGGTCCGCCGGGCCGGATGGCCGGCATGTCACCCGGCTCTACAGCCGCACCGGCGAGGATATTTCCGGCGCCTTCCCGGACCTTGCCGAGGCGCTGGCCTTTGACGGCGCGGTGGATGGCGAATTGCTGATCCTGCGCGAGGGGCGGGTGCAGTCCTTCAACGTGTTGCAGCAGCGGCTGAACCGGAAGGTGGTCTCCGCCAAACTGATCGCGGAGTTCCCCGCCCATATCCGCGCCTATGATCTCCTGGTCGAGGCGGGGGAGGATTTGCGCGACCTGCCCTTCGAGGCGCGCCGCGCCCGGCTCGCCGCGCTGATCGCCACGCACCCCGCCGAAGGCCGTCTCGACCTCTCCCCCCTCGTGCCCTTCGCGAGCTGGGACGAGCTGGCGAGCGCCCGTGCCGACCCGGCCTCCCATGGCGCGGGGGAGGATGCGGAAGCGGTGGAGGGCGTGATGCTGAAGCGCGCCGATACGCCTTATCTGCCCGGACGTCCCAAGGGCCCGTGGTGGAAATGGAAGCGTGACCCGCACAGCGTCGATGCCGTGCTGATGTACGCCCAGCGCGGCCATGGCAAACGCTCCTCCTATTATTCCGACTACACCTTCGGGGTGTGGACCGGGGAGCGTTCCGGCGAGGGCGAGTTGGTGCCGGTCGGCAAGGCCTATTTCGGCTTCACCGATGCCGAGTTGATCGAGATCGACCGCTTCGTGCGCCGCCACACGGTGAACCGCTTCGGCCCGGTGCGCGAGGTGGTGCATACCGCCAGCGAGGGGCTGGTGGTCGAAGTCGCCTTTGAGGGGCTGGCGCGCTCGACCCGCCACCGCTCGGGCCTTGCCATGCGCTTCCCCCGCATCGCCCGGCTGCGCTGGGACAAGCCGCCGGGCGAGGCCGACCGGCTAGCGACGCTGGAAGCGATGATCGGCGAGGAGGGCAGCGCCCCCCGCCGCGCCGCTCCCAACCCCGCCGCCGGCGTGCTAGGGAAGGCGCCAACGACTGCCGAAGGAGCGTAG
- a CDS encoding DUF6460 domain-containing protein — MADNQLARWMGGSPLWVLIRLLLLSLVVGVILSALGLDPMNIFASLESLVRHLFHFSFEAVERLWRYFVLGAVIVIPLWIIMRLANRGR, encoded by the coding sequence ATGGCCGATAATCAGCTCGCCCGCTGGATGGGCGGCTCGCCGCTCTGGGTGCTCATCCGGCTGCTGCTGCTCTCGCTGGTGGTCGGCGTCATCCTCTCCGCCCTCGGCCTCGACCCGATGAACATCTTCGCCAGCCTGGAAAGCCTGGTGCGGCATCTGTTCCATTTCAGCTTCGAGGCGGTGGAACGGCTGTGGCGCTATTTCGTGCTCGGCGCGGTGATCGTCATCCCGCTGTGGATCATCATGCGCCTCGCCAATCGCGGCCGCTGA
- the pdeM gene encoding ligase-associated DNA damage response endonuclease PdeM, with product MVAQTADEAVGAGDEFALAGARLVLDCAGALYWPAERMLIAADLHLEKGSSFAARGVPLPPYDTRATLALLSEIVGRWNPRRLVLLGDSFHDRRGAERLGPLERGQLADLMRGREVVWVAGNHDPDPMPGLGGTPAEELRVGPLVLRHEPSAHPVTGEIAGHLHPVARLVVRGRALRRRCFASDGARLVMPALGAYAGGLNIRDAAVAGLFAGDFAAHLVGGARIYRFAHHACLPDR from the coding sequence GTGGTCGCGCAGACGGCGGATGAGGCGGTGGGCGCGGGCGACGAGTTCGCCCTCGCCGGCGCGCGCCTCGTGCTCGACTGCGCCGGCGCGCTGTACTGGCCTGCCGAGCGGATGCTGATCGCCGCCGACCTGCATCTGGAGAAGGGCTCGTCCTTCGCCGCGCGCGGCGTGCCGCTGCCGCCCTATGACACCCGCGCCACGCTCGCTCTGCTCAGCGAGATCGTCGGGCGCTGGAACCCACGCCGCCTCGTCCTGCTCGGCGACAGCTTTCACGACCGGCGCGGTGCCGAACGGCTCGGCCCGCTGGAGCGCGGGCAGCTCGCCGACCTCATGCGCGGGCGCGAAGTGGTGTGGGTCGCCGGCAATCACGATCCCGATCCCATGCCCGGCCTCGGCGGCACGCCGGCGGAGGAACTGCGCGTCGGTCCGCTCGTCTTACGCCATGAGCCTTCCGCCCATCCGGTGACCGGCGAAATCGCCGGCCATCTGCACCCGGTGGCGCGGCTCGTGGTGCGCGGGCGCGCGCTGCGGCGGCGCTGTTTCGCGAGCGACGGGGCGCGCCTCGTCATGCCGGCGCTCGGCGCCTATGCGGGGGGATTGAACATTCGCGATGCGGCGGTGGCCGGGCTGTTCGCCGGGGATTTCGCCGCCCATCTGGTCGGGGGCGCGCGCATCTACCGCTTCGCCCACCATGCCTGCCTGCCGGATCGCTAG
- a CDS encoding DUF952 domain-containing protein, giving the protein MSQPPALVYKIVPRALWQPAEEAGRFDGAPVDLADGFIHFSTEAQVAETAARHFAGQDDLLLVAIRTERLDPAALRFEPSRGGDLFPHLYAPLDLAAVAWVRDLPLGEHGRHLFPAFEG; this is encoded by the coding sequence GTGAGTCAGCCCCCCGCTCTCGTCTACAAGATCGTGCCGCGCGCGCTGTGGCAGCCGGCGGAAGAGGCCGGGCGCTTTGACGGCGCGCCGGTGGACCTTGCCGACGGCTTCATCCATTTCTCGACGGAAGCGCAGGTGGCCGAGACCGCCGCCCGCCATTTCGCTGGGCAGGACGATCTGCTGCTGGTGGCCATCCGCACCGAACGGCTCGATCCCGCCGCGCTGCGCTTCGAGCCTTCGCGCGGCGGCGATCTGTTTCCCCATCTCTACGCCCCGCTCGATCTCGCGGCCGTCGCCTGGGTGCGCGACCTGCCGTTGGGCGAGCATGGGCGCCACCTCTTTCCCGCGTTCGAGGGCTGA